The genomic window GACCTATTTCATTTCTCACTTCGACGAAGTGATGGAGTTTCATTCGAGGGCCTTCGGCCTGCTCGATCGTTGACTGACGAATAGCACTAGTCTTTGAGTTCAGTGTCGCTGTTGTAAACTAGTGAAGCGGCTGGATCACGCACCGTACGTAAGCTTTTAGAAGCCGGAGAGTTGGCCGAGCGGTTGATGGCACCGGTCTTGAAAACCGGCATACCTTAACGGGTATCGGGGGTTCGAATCCCTCACTCTCCGCCAGAAATCTAAACCCATCGTAAATAGGGAGCATTTCTTCCGGCTACCCTGATGTCGGCATATCCGGCCACCTAATAGAAGCGGCATATTGAACCCCACCAAAACCACCCGGCATGGCGAAGATTCTGCTTCAAGCCGTGGTCGCCCGATATGGCGACTTCGATGTCGTCATCGGCTGAGTTTTCGGTCACTGTTTCAAGTAACGGAGCGCAACGCATCCTGATTCGAAAGTCTTGGACTCAACGAGTTTTAGTTGGAATTTCTCCGGCAGGCTGACGCCTTCCAACAACCTTGTTCCTTCTCCTGCAATGATAGGCCCAACGACAAAAATAAATTCATCGACCAGGCCCAGCTCTATGAGTTGTGAAGGAACACTTACACCGCCGACTAAAATATTCTTACCTTGTTCTTGTTTCAGCTTCAGTATTTCGTCGCGCAGGTCGGTACGAACGATTGTTGTGTTTGTATCTTCAGCGCTGCCTAGCGATCGCGAAAAAACAATTTTGTGCGTGGAGATAAAGGCGCGAGCAAATTCGATCGAGG from Candidatus Sulfotelmatobacter sp. includes these protein-coding regions:
- a CDS encoding dihydrofolate reductase family protein codes for the protein MRNVIYAINITLDGCVDHTKQLADDEILEYFTHLLREVDVQVFGRKTYQLMVPYWPDVAKNHSETKASIEFARAFISTHKIVFSRSLGSAEDTNTTIVRTDLRDEILKLKQEQGKNILVGGVSVPSQLIELGLVDEFIFVVGPIIAGEGTRLLEGVSLPEKFQLKLVESKTFESGCVALRYLKQ